TGGATCACTTTTGCTTTATCACTGGTGGATCACTTTCACATTATCAGGTGGATCAATTCTATATTGACAAACGCAACAAAGCACGCAGCACTGCTTTTAAATATTTCAGAAAGAGCTATTCGGGGAAAAATTCAAGCTGGCTGTTATGAAGTCAGGGAAATTAGAAGTGCTCAGGTTGGTGGGCGTGGCGGTAAATCCTATGAAATTCATATTTCTTCTCTACCTCCTCAAGCAAGGAAACAATACCTGGAAAATCTCCAGGATATGAAAAATGACGTTACGGAATCCGGCCAGAACGCACCGGAGAATAAAGAACCGGAATTTACAACGCTGGCCGGCTACATCAATAAATACGGCGCTGACGCAGTGGACAAGGCGCTGCAAATAGAAGCCGCCATAAGGGACATTGAAACCGCCCCTGACCGCTTGGAGGTCGGGCGCAGAGTCCACAAATGGGCCAGGCTCTTTGATGTTACAGACACGACTATCAGGAACTGGAGGAGAGATTACGCGGCCAACGGCTTGACAGGTCTGTTCCGGAAGGAGCGGGCAGAAAAAGGAACCAGAAAAAGCACCTGTGAAGCCGCCGCTGATCGGCTGAAATTAATATTCCTGGCCGATAACAAAATCACTCTCAAAGAAGCCTATAAGCAGTTAAAGAAAGAGCTTAACAACACCGGCCCGGATACCTGTTTAGAATGCTACTACTCCGGCCAGTGCGCGGATATGGACAAAAACGGCTGGAAAATCGGCTCATACAAAACAGCGCAGCGGATAGTCAAAGAACTGGAGTACGGAGAGAAAAAGCGTTACCGGGAAGGCTTGCAGAAATGCCGGGCGGATGCCATGCCCAAAGGGCGGGTTGACTTTACCAAATACTTGGTTAACGAACGCTGGACAAGCGATCACCATACCTGCGATTTCTTCTGTGTGGACGAATACGGCTACCTGGCGAGGCCGCACCTTACCGTTTGGCAGGATGTGCGATCAAGAGTCATAACCGGCCTTACACTGAGCTTCCAGGGTAATTCCCATACAATCGGGCTTGCCTTTGCCCACGGGATACTGCCGAAACCAGGTTCACCAATAAAGGGCATCCCCAAAGAGACGTACATGGACAACGGCAAGGACTACCGTTCCCATTACCTGGGCCAACCTGAGAAGGTTACAGGCCGCCACGAGTACACCACTGAAATGCGTGGTCTGTTCTCAATGTTGAAAATTGAACCGCACTACTGCGAGCCTTACAGTCCGTGGAGCAAACCCCCGGAATCCTTCTTCCGGACATTTAAGATGCAGTTTTCCGTACATCAGCCCGGATACACCGGCGGTTCACCGGACGAAAGGCCGGAAGGCCTTGATAAGGAGCTTAAGAAGCTGAAGGCTGAAGGTAAGATATTAACTCTGCAAGCGGCCTACGACAGGATAATTGACTGGGTAATGAACGACTATCACCATCAAGTACATA
This portion of the Bacillota bacterium genome encodes:
- a CDS encoding Mu transposase C-terminal domain-containing protein, producing WITFALSLVDHFHIIRWINSILTNATKHAALLLNISERAIRGKIQAGCYEVREIRSAQVGGRGGKSYEIHISSLPPQARKQYLENLQDMKNDVTESGQNAPENKEPEFTTLAGYINKYGADAVDKALQIEAAIRDIETAPDRLEVGRRVHKWARLFDVTDTTIRNWRRDYAANGLTGLFRKERAEKGTRKSTCEAAADRLKLIFLADNKITLKEAYKQLKKELNNTGPDTCLECYYSGQCADMDKNGWKIGSYKTAQRIVKELEYGEKKRYREGLQKCRADAMPKGRVDFTKYLVNERWTSDHHTCDFFCVDEYGYLARPHLTVWQDVRSRVITGLTLSFQGNSHTIGLAFAHGILPKPGSPIKGIPKETYMDNGKDYRSHYLGQPEKVTGRHEYTTEMRGLFSMLKIEPHYCEPYSPWSKPPESFFRTFKMQFSVHQPGYTGGSPDERPEGLDKELKKLKAEGKILTLQAAYDRIIDWVMNDYHHQVHSELGDTPMNVFLNAPRYEGGTVSQNVAAILLYHTEKRKAGRDGIRFKNALYKDRALYPLQDKWVQVRYDPFNLSSIIVEHEGKFVCIAERYTAMRTQEDVEANAKEQAYYMNRIKEKHEKYVRGSTPVRRKKSKEVVVGETLDKPEEKDVVRITGLEQAAKMRQKSQAGKKPTPPPETEAPAGFEWYRLGYEEFKKAAAGDEQ